A section of the Chloroflexota bacterium genome encodes:
- a CDS encoding anti-sigma factor, with product MASETARDAEHDEERAVRYAFGLLDSGTRATFERHLADCEHCRELVQIGRDVAARLDAEAPAVDPGPRLRTRIWREIAEESRRSGARPSFWARFLRRPMARQPALLAPIAAVFVVALTLGAVLGRQFTLNEALLVVPLAGSAGGDSHVIIHRSGATEVALRHVADPPPGTVYVAWVRAPDGPPVSAGTYDDGNGTFPLAISALGKIVEITVEAKPGASTPSAAPILSAPVVP from the coding sequence ATGGCGAGCGAGACGGCGCGGGACGCCGAACACGATGAGGAGCGCGCGGTACGTTACGCGTTCGGGCTCCTGGACTCTGGGACACGGGCGACGTTCGAGCGCCACCTCGCCGACTGCGAGCACTGCCGGGAGCTGGTCCAAATTGGACGGGACGTGGCCGCGCGACTCGACGCAGAGGCCCCTGCCGTGGACCCCGGCCCCCGGCTGAGAACCCGGATCTGGCGAGAAATCGCGGAGGAATCCCGCCGCTCGGGCGCTCGCCCATCGTTCTGGGCCCGCTTCCTCAGGCGGCCGATGGCGCGGCAACCCGCGCTCCTGGCTCCGATTGCCGCGGTCTTCGTTGTGGCCCTCACATTGGGCGCAGTGCTCGGGCGGCAGTTCACCCTCAACGAGGCGCTGCTCGTGGTTCCGCTGGCCGGCTCTGCAGGCGGCGACTCCCACGTCATCATCCACCGGTCGGGCGCGACGGAGGTCGCCCTGCGACACGTCGCGGACCCCCCGCCAGGAACCGTATACGTGGCGTGGGTGCGGGCGCCCGATGGACCACCGGTCTCGGCCGGTACGTACGACGATGGCAACGGAACTTTTCCGCTTGCCATCTCCGCCCTCGGCAAAATCGTAGAAATCACAGTAGAAGCCAAACCGGGGGCATCGACGCCGTCCGCCGCCCCCATCCTGAGCGCGCCTGTCGTGCCCTGA
- a CDS encoding RNA polymerase sigma factor: MQQSDNHQSSAPRGDKSSASRLAWFDSLYAAHHRRAFGLALSFLGNPRDAEDTVQEAFLSIWRSQACPDPSGESTLSWLLAIVRNRSIDVLRSRKRKETYPLDPDVDTADSIDVPIEVERRTAQRHAHRILERLPVEQRRVMELVYFEGLTHAEIAEHLNLPLGTVKSRIRLALEHLRLYFPAREDPPISA, from the coding sequence ATGCAACAGAGCGACAACCATCAGTCATCGGCTCCGCGGGGTGACAAGTCGTCCGCGTCGCGCCTCGCGTGGTTCGATTCGCTCTATGCGGCACACCATCGGCGGGCATTCGGGCTGGCACTGAGCTTCCTGGGCAATCCCCGCGACGCCGAGGACACGGTCCAGGAAGCGTTCCTCTCGATTTGGCGATCACAAGCGTGCCCGGATCCGTCCGGCGAATCAACCCTGAGCTGGCTGCTCGCCATCGTCCGGAACCGGTCCATCGACGTGCTTCGATCACGAAAGCGGAAGGAAACGTATCCCCTCGACCCCGACGTCGACACCGCCGACTCCATTGATGTGCCCATCGAGGTCGAGCGCCGCACAGCGCAGCGCCACGCGCATCGGATACTGGAGCGGCTTCCCGTCGAGCAGCGCCGCGTGATGGAGCTGGTCTACTTCGAGGGACTCACGCACGCGGAGATCGCCGAGCATCTCAATCTTCCGCTGGGAACTGTCAAGAGTCGGATCCGCCTGGCGCTGGAGCACCTTCGGCTCTACTTCCCGGCGCGCGAGGACCCGCCGATCTCGGCGTAG
- a CDS encoding MFS transporter: MPPKVKGIQSPGGAEKSPRLRGFRARLRTPFQALAHREFRLLWIGQLCQSSAGFGERVARSWLALELTGSAFQLGTLELTRGMASLIVGMWGGVLADRIDKRRLLTLIQAWTFACYGAMAALALSRNLALWHLYASAVALSLADAVNQPVRTAFVPSLVPENLIINALSLNSVATNATRMGSPITVAALIQWTGSGGWGYAACAALYVAVIASTRMMNVCEGVARAKSSAVASFLQGWSFVAQNRRVITQLVIGTGPLTIGFTYQAMLVAYVKETLGQGAAAYGALYSFAGLGALLGGLAVASLGTAARGGRMLVAAGLLNGGALLGLGAIGVLPRALPLVAAAAACLMLAGGSQTSFRAANNGLLLAATPKELRGRVMSLDGGFRSAGTIIAPLVGALADSTSTAAAMATIGLGSLAMVVGVLAWQPSIRRL; the protein is encoded by the coding sequence GTGCCACCAAAAGTAAAAGGTATCCAGAGCCCCGGAGGCGCGGAGAAATCCCCGCGCCTCCGGGGTTTCCGCGCGCGCCTTCGTACCCCGTTCCAGGCCCTCGCGCACCGTGAGTTTCGGCTGCTGTGGATCGGCCAGCTCTGCCAATCGTCGGCCGGCTTCGGCGAGCGCGTGGCGCGGAGCTGGCTCGCTCTCGAGCTGACCGGATCGGCGTTTCAGCTCGGGACGCTCGAGCTGACCCGGGGCATGGCGTCGTTGATTGTGGGAATGTGGGGCGGCGTGCTGGCGGACCGCATCGACAAGCGCCGCCTCCTCACGCTGATTCAGGCCTGGACGTTCGCCTGCTATGGGGCCATGGCCGCGCTGGCCCTGTCCCGCAACCTCGCGCTCTGGCACCTGTATGCGAGCGCGGTCGCTCTCTCCTTGGCCGATGCCGTCAACCAACCGGTTCGAACGGCGTTCGTGCCGTCGCTCGTGCCCGAGAACCTGATCATCAACGCCCTCTCCCTCAACTCCGTGGCGACCAACGCCACGCGGATGGGATCGCCGATCACCGTCGCGGCGCTCATTCAGTGGACCGGTAGCGGTGGCTGGGGCTACGCCGCTTGCGCAGCGTTATACGTGGCCGTGATCGCGAGCACGCGGATGATGAACGTGTGCGAGGGCGTGGCGAGGGCGAAGTCGTCGGCAGTCGCATCGTTTCTCCAGGGATGGTCGTTCGTCGCGCAGAATCGGCGCGTGATCACCCAGCTTGTCATTGGGACCGGCCCGCTCACCATCGGTTTCACGTACCAGGCGATGCTCGTCGCCTACGTGAAGGAGACCCTCGGCCAGGGCGCCGCGGCCTACGGCGCGCTCTACAGCTTCGCGGGTCTCGGCGCCTTGCTCGGCGGTCTGGCCGTGGCTTCCCTTGGGACCGCGGCCCGGGGCGGGCGGATGCTCGTGGCGGCAGGGCTGCTCAACGGCGGCGCGCTCCTCGGGCTCGGCGCCATCGGGGTGCTCCCTCGCGCGCTGCCGCTGGTTGCCGCGGCGGCCGCCTGCCTGATGCTGGCGGGCGGCTCGCAGACGTCGTTCCGGGCTGCCAACAACGGGCTGCTCCTCGCCGCTACCCCGAAGGAGCTGCGCGGGCGCGTCATGAGCCTCGATGGCGGCTTTCGCTCCGCTGGCACGATTATTGCTCCGCTCGTCGGCGCCCTCGCGGATTCCACCTCGACGGCCGCGGCCATGGCCACGATCGGGCTCGGCAGCCTCGCCATGGTGGTGGGCGTGCTGGCGTGGCAGCCCAGCATCCGCAGGCTCTGA
- a CDS encoding glycosyl hydrolase — translation MTICLSVGGSTVYQSDHPSNDLLVGTVDGVVLLSRNSPGSEWSERRRTLQGKHVSSLLFEPSRGTLFAGVHKDGIYASLDAGATWQRRDDGIEFKDIYSMSCVEVDGQVRLYAGSEPAHLYRSTDLGASWEALPAVRSVPTVDKWTFPAPPHIGHVKHISFDPRSADVIYASIEVGGALKSEDGGRTFRDLPGVYEDVHRIIIPPTAPDRLYTTGGEGIWHSPDAGKTWTHLAPAPVGISYPDGFVVHPHDANLLYTSGSFCSPGGWRKTMTADSRIARSRDAGRTWERLENGLPEHVHGNFEALIMEVWAGGYALAAANTDGEVYYSGDQGDTWARIADGLPAVSKAGHFRNIPRGDEPALAAAR, via the coding sequence ATGACCATTTGCCTGTCGGTCGGCGGAAGTACTGTTTACCAGAGCGATCACCCTTCGAATGACTTGCTCGTCGGGACTGTGGATGGCGTGGTGCTCCTGAGCCGGAATTCTCCCGGGTCGGAATGGTCGGAGCGACGACGAACCCTCCAGGGCAAGCACGTGTCGTCGCTGTTGTTCGAGCCGAGCCGGGGCACGCTGTTCGCCGGCGTGCACAAAGACGGAATCTACGCGAGCCTGGATGCGGGCGCGACGTGGCAGCGCCGCGATGACGGCATCGAGTTCAAGGATATCTACTCGATGAGCTGCGTTGAAGTGGACGGCCAGGTCCGCTTGTACGCGGGCAGCGAGCCGGCGCATCTCTATCGCAGCACCGATCTGGGGGCGAGCTGGGAAGCGCTGCCGGCCGTGCGATCGGTCCCCACGGTGGATAAATGGACGTTTCCCGCCCCGCCCCATATCGGGCACGTCAAGCACATCTCGTTTGACCCGCGCTCTGCCGACGTCATTTACGCCAGCATCGAGGTCGGCGGAGCCCTCAAGAGCGAGGATGGCGGACGCACGTTCCGCGACCTACCCGGCGTGTACGAGGACGTGCACCGGATCATTATTCCGCCCACCGCGCCGGATCGCCTCTACACCACTGGCGGCGAGGGCATCTGGCATAGCCCGGACGCGGGTAAGACGTGGACCCATCTGGCGCCCGCACCGGTCGGCATCTCGTACCCGGACGGTTTCGTCGTGCACCCCCACGATGCGAACCTCCTGTACACGTCCGGGTCCTTTTGCAGCCCGGGCGGGTGGCGGAAGACGATGACGGCCGACTCGCGAATCGCCCGCAGCCGGGACGCGGGGAGGACCTGGGAGCGACTCGAGAACGGGCTTCCCGAGCACGTGCACGGAAACTTCGAGGCCCTCATCATGGAAGTCTGGGCGGGCGGCTACGCCCTCGCCGCCGCGAATACCGACGGAGAGGTGTATTACAGCGGCGACCAGGGCGATACCTGGGCCAGGATTGCCGATGGCCTCCCCGCCGTGTCCAAAGCCGGGCACTTTCGGAACATCCCTCGCGGAGACGAGCCGGCGCTGGCCGCCGCGCGCTGA
- a CDS encoding S41 family peptidase, with product MTPNRCAPHRRRTRAFPATLIAALLLLVVAVRPVPAWAAAACGDSALGQQSLDLVEQAYNDFTLLYFEPIPPADVLQPARDAADEAMGTAPETEFVTDWMDFQQQFCDAWGSLAEDASPDAVAHSAIDAMLTAVHEAHTQFYTPTQYQDYLQAQSGDVHYVGIGAQLKGDPLTVQRVFPDSPAEKAGLKFGDKIVAIDGQPASDLDPADAADLIRGEEGTVVRLTIDRPGATGHREIEVRRGAIHVPVIQSRVTDNIGYLQIEDFSSGDLPAKVKAALESLRSQGARGLVLDLRGNPGGRIDVGTAIAGYLLPANAPIYQETIRRGQTVTATASGQRIWDGPIDVLVDEGTASMGEILAAALQEDVGAKLFGVQTAGAVAGSVVLPLADGSAVQITIERIDSAKGTVLNNVGVSPDVRIDTTLGAAGEVVDQPLDAAMSDLRTRTASHGPATAPASTVRPNPQ from the coding sequence ATGACTCCGAACCGATGTGCTCCCCATCGACGCAGAACGCGCGCCTTTCCGGCGACACTCATCGCCGCGCTGCTCCTCTTGGTCGTCGCCGTTCGCCCAGTCCCGGCATGGGCGGCAGCCGCCTGCGGTGACAGCGCGCTCGGGCAGCAGAGCCTGGACCTCGTCGAGCAGGCCTACAACGACTTCACCCTCTTGTACTTCGAGCCGATCCCGCCCGCCGACGTGCTCCAGCCGGCGCGGGACGCGGCGGACGAGGCCATGGGAACGGCGCCGGAGACCGAGTTCGTCACCGACTGGATGGATTTCCAACAGCAGTTCTGCGACGCGTGGGGCAGTCTGGCCGAAGACGCGTCCCCTGACGCCGTGGCCCATTCGGCCATCGACGCCATGCTCACTGCCGTGCACGAGGCCCACACCCAGTTCTACACGCCGACCCAGTACCAGGATTACCTCCAGGCACAGTCGGGCGACGTGCACTACGTGGGGATCGGCGCGCAGCTCAAAGGGGATCCCCTTACCGTCCAGCGCGTATTCCCGGACAGCCCCGCTGAGAAGGCCGGGCTCAAGTTCGGGGACAAGATCGTCGCCATCGACGGGCAGCCCGCATCCGACCTCGATCCCGCTGACGCCGCGGACTTGATCCGGGGCGAGGAAGGGACGGTCGTCCGCCTCACGATCGACCGCCCTGGCGCCACGGGCCATCGGGAAATCGAGGTGCGTCGGGGAGCGATCCACGTCCCGGTCATCCAGTCGCGGGTGACGGACAACATCGGCTACCTGCAGATCGAGGACTTCTCGTCGGGAGACCTGCCCGCCAAGGTCAAGGCTGCGCTGGAGTCGCTCAGGAGCCAGGGCGCCCGAGGCCTCGTGCTCGACCTGCGCGGCAATCCGGGCGGGCGAATCGACGTGGGAACGGCGATCGCGGGCTACCTCCTCCCCGCCAACGCGCCCATCTATCAGGAGACCATTCGGCGCGGCCAGACGGTGACCGCCACGGCCTCCGGCCAGAGGATCTGGGACGGGCCCATCGACGTTCTCGTCGACGAAGGAACGGCGTCGATGGGAGAGATTCTGGCCGCCGCGCTCCAGGAGGATGTCGGCGCCAAGCTCTTCGGCGTGCAGACGGCCGGCGCGGTGGCAGGCAGCGTCGTCCTCCCCCTGGCTGACGGCTCCGCCGTCCAGATCACCATCGAGCGGATCGATTCGGCCAAGGGAACGGTGCTGAACAACGTCGGCGTGTCGCCGGACGTTCGCATCGACACGACGCTCGGCGCGGCCGGGGAGGTGGTGGACCAGCCGCTCGACGCCGCGATGTCGGACCTCCGGACCCGCACCGCGTCCCACGGGCCCGCGACGGCCCCTGCATCGACCGTGCGTCCCAACCCCCAATAA
- the lspA gene encoding signal peptidase II codes for MTGLLAWRALSFAAPLLAVIALDRVSKWWVRETIWEPARTIVLVPGWLELTPVRNRGVAFGLLQDSGGLLAVAAVVGLAILGLRSWRQLLKAPAITRVALGLIGGGAVGNLVDRAQVGYVTDFIRVPHIELFQVFNVSDAGIVVGTAALVLSIAWNDVRGGRKPAAQSARRPEEAIREP; via the coding sequence GTGACCGGGCTGCTCGCCTGGCGCGCCCTCTCCTTTGCCGCGCCGCTCCTCGCAGTCATCGCCCTCGATCGCGTGTCGAAGTGGTGGGTGCGAGAGACGATCTGGGAGCCCGCTCGCACGATCGTGCTCGTGCCGGGGTGGCTCGAGCTGACGCCGGTGAGGAATCGCGGCGTGGCGTTTGGATTGCTGCAGGATAGCGGCGGGCTTCTCGCCGTGGCCGCGGTGGTCGGGCTCGCTATACTGGGACTTCGGAGCTGGCGCCAGCTCCTCAAAGCGCCCGCTATCACCCGCGTCGCCCTCGGGCTCATCGGTGGTGGGGCGGTGGGGAACCTGGTAGATCGCGCGCAAGTCGGCTACGTCACCGACTTCATCCGCGTGCCGCACATCGAGCTGTTCCAGGTCTTCAACGTCTCCGACGCGGGCATTGTGGTGGGCACCGCCGCGCTCGTCCTCTCCATCGCGTGGAATGACGTGCGCGGCGGGCGAAAGCCGGCCGCCCAATCGGCGCGGAGGCCCGAGGAGGCGATCCGCGAGCCGTAG
- a CDS encoding MFS transporter, with protein MGEPRPPRDAAAPRPAEPVMGAVGGPIGLLARWSTFEAFQFREFRLLWLGQLGSAMGQWMDQVTRGWLMYDLTGSALQLGLVSAIRFFPILLLSPLAGTAADRYGRKTQLIADQLTNATLNFILATLVITRHVQPWHVYVTGFLVAVLQVFQQPARLAMVPESVDRAHLTNAIGLNSIAFNSSRSLGPAISGAIVAAVGPGGSYIVQGLIYVFASQWTAQLRLPNKPTHARSSTQTSSMAAATLEGWRYIIRDPIIRSGMMISYVQALMGVPFATLLPVFARDILMVGPEGQGLLLTTMGFGALGTAFLIAAVGDRLPKGWMLVGGIMTYGVGLLVFSQSLVFGLSLAAMVVVGSSGVTAGALVQTVLQAHSPPPLRGRIMGVFQQAQIMSTVGGLLTGSFATLFGAQRTVEGMGVALAACSALIFLTMPSIRDIR; from the coding sequence GTGGGAGAGCCGCGCCCGCCGCGAGACGCCGCGGCGCCGCGCCCCGCCGAACCGGTGATGGGCGCCGTCGGCGGCCCGATCGGATTGCTGGCCCGCTGGTCAACCTTTGAGGCCTTCCAATTCCGGGAGTTTCGCCTCCTCTGGTTGGGTCAGCTCGGCAGCGCCATGGGCCAATGGATGGACCAGGTGACGCGCGGCTGGCTCATGTATGACCTGACCGGATCGGCGTTGCAGCTCGGCCTGGTGAGCGCTATTCGCTTCTTCCCCATCCTGCTGCTCTCGCCCCTCGCGGGCACCGCTGCCGACCGGTATGGCCGCAAGACGCAGCTCATCGCAGATCAGCTCACCAACGCCACCCTCAACTTCATCCTCGCGACCCTCGTGATCACGCGGCACGTGCAACCCTGGCACGTGTACGTGACGGGATTTCTCGTGGCGGTCCTGCAGGTGTTTCAGCAGCCGGCCCGGCTGGCGATGGTCCCCGAATCGGTGGATCGCGCGCACCTGACGAACGCGATCGGGCTCAACTCCATCGCGTTCAACTCCAGTCGAAGCCTGGGCCCTGCCATCTCGGGCGCCATCGTGGCGGCTGTCGGGCCCGGCGGCTCTTACATCGTTCAGGGGCTCATCTACGTCTTCGCGTCGCAGTGGACGGCGCAGCTCCGATTGCCCAACAAGCCGACGCACGCCCGCTCGTCGACCCAGACGTCGTCGATGGCGGCCGCCACACTGGAGGGATGGCGCTACATCATCCGCGATCCCATCATTCGGTCCGGCATGATGATCTCTTACGTCCAGGCGCTGATGGGCGTGCCCTTCGCCACGCTGCTGCCGGTGTTCGCGCGGGACATCCTGATGGTCGGGCCCGAGGGACAGGGGCTGCTCCTCACAACGATGGGCTTTGGGGCGCTCGGCACCGCGTTTCTCATCGCGGCGGTGGGCGACCGGCTGCCGAAGGGCTGGATGCTCGTCGGTGGGATCATGACGTATGGCGTTGGGCTCCTCGTATTCAGCCAGTCGCTGGTGTTCGGCCTGTCGCTCGCCGCGATGGTGGTCGTCGGCAGCTCCGGGGTGACGGCCGGCGCCCTCGTTCAGACGGTGCTCCAGGCCCACTCCCCGCCACCCCTTCGCGGAAGGATCATGGGCGTGTTTCAGCAGGCGCAGATCATGAGCACCGTGGGCGGGCTCCTCACCGGGTCCTTCGCGACGCTGTTCGGGGCCCAGCGGACGGTCGAGGGAATGGGTGTCGCCCTGGCCGCGTGCTCCGCGCTCATTTTCCTGACCATGCCGTCGATCCGAGACATCCGGTAG
- a CDS encoding MBL fold metallo-hydrolase, whose product MAHRIDVGDVQIISLLDVGNWTLAGFFPTVPAELWEEYRAIYPDALLEHNSIATSATCYAVRSRSQTILLDAGLGPGPHERAGGQRGQLLEELRSVGIAPSDVDVVAMTHLHRDHVGWNALLHEGGAKPTFPRARYLAPRKDWAHFERPEIRERSPYLAGTIALFEKGLIELVDGEHSVSAEVTLVPTPGHTPGHQAAMIASRGERAMVIGDVAHTPPQVQEIEWSASADVDAEAACRTRQATFDRAEAERLLLCANHFPHPGFGRLVRLNGRRVFQAL is encoded by the coding sequence ATGGCGCACCGAATCGACGTCGGCGACGTGCAGATCATCTCGCTGTTGGACGTGGGAAACTGGACCCTCGCCGGCTTTTTCCCAACCGTACCGGCGGAGCTGTGGGAGGAGTACCGCGCCATCTATCCGGATGCGCTGCTGGAGCACAACAGCATCGCCACGTCCGCGACCTGCTACGCCGTACGGTCACGGTCCCAGACGATCCTCCTCGACGCGGGGCTCGGTCCTGGCCCGCACGAGCGCGCGGGAGGCCAGCGCGGCCAGCTCCTCGAGGAGCTCCGGTCGGTCGGGATCGCGCCGAGCGATGTGGACGTGGTCGCCATGACGCACCTCCACCGCGACCACGTCGGCTGGAACGCGCTGCTCCATGAGGGCGGTGCCAAGCCCACCTTTCCCCGCGCGCGCTACCTCGCGCCCCGGAAGGACTGGGCGCACTTCGAGCGACCGGAGATCCGGGAGCGGTCGCCATACCTAGCCGGAACGATCGCCCTCTTCGAGAAGGGGCTCATCGAGCTGGTCGACGGCGAGCACAGCGTGAGCGCCGAGGTCACCCTCGTCCCGACGCCGGGCCACACGCCCGGCCATCAGGCGGCGATGATCGCCTCGCGGGGAGAGCGGGCGATGGTGATCGGCGACGTCGCGCATACGCCACCGCAGGTACAGGAGATCGAATGGAGCGCGAGCGCCGACGTCGACGCGGAGGCGGCCTGCCGGACCCGCCAGGCGACGTTCGACCGCGCCGAGGCGGAGCGCCTGCTCCTCTGCGCGAACCACTTCCCCCATCCGGGGTTCGGGCGTCTCGTCCGTCTGAACGGGCGCCGAGTCTTTCAGGCGTTGTAG
- a CDS encoding alpha/beta hydrolase, with the protein MATYVLIHGSWQGGWTWKPVGLRLQAEGHLVYRPSLDGCAERAHALRPEITLDTQGAEVARLMFYEDLSDVILVGTSSGGMVIARAAELAADRIRRLVFVDALCPMPGETVAAINNRPPRDPSLLADGLPPDQVRARAFADLEPAMREWAVARYTLHPRAPTEEPVDLREFWSRSWRVDVLRGKRSPQPSEAHQRRTAEKLGGTYTEIDAGHYPMLTNVDEVARYLLAMA; encoded by the coding sequence ATGGCCACGTACGTCCTGATCCACGGGTCCTGGCAGGGAGGATGGACCTGGAAGCCGGTTGGGCTGCGGCTCCAGGCAGAGGGCCACCTGGTGTATCGGCCGAGCCTCGACGGCTGCGCGGAGCGGGCCCACGCCCTGCGCCCCGAGATCACCCTCGACACCCAAGGGGCCGAGGTGGCGCGGCTGATGTTCTACGAGGACCTCTCGGACGTGATCCTGGTGGGGACGAGCAGCGGCGGGATGGTCATCGCCCGGGCGGCCGAGCTGGCGGCGGACCGGATTCGGCGGCTGGTGTTCGTGGACGCGTTGTGTCCCATGCCCGGAGAGACGGTCGCCGCCATCAACAACCGCCCGCCGCGCGACCCGAGCCTGCTGGCCGACGGGCTTCCACCGGACCAGGTACGGGCGCGGGCTTTCGCCGACCTCGAGCCCGCCATGCGCGAGTGGGCCGTCGCGCGGTACACGCTCCATCCACGCGCGCCGACGGAGGAGCCGGTGGACCTACGTGAGTTCTGGTCCCGTTCATGGCGGGTGGACGTGCTGCGTGGGAAGCGGAGCCCGCAGCCATCCGAGGCGCACCAGCGCCGCACGGCGGAGAAGCTGGGCGGGACCTACACCGAGATCGACGCCGGCCACTACCCGATGCTCACGAACGTCGACGAGGTCGCGCGCTACCTGCTCGCGATGGCGTGA
- a CDS encoding MFS transporter yields MVADVQVASAVLSERAVERQKRWVLGIVNLSHTINHMNSSMMSILFAVMMGPLGFGYAELGVLQTVNTLVSNGLQATYGVIAQYVKRSIILGAGNTLLGLASIATSTVTGFPQLVFWRAMAGAGSSPQHPVGSTILSTYFGASRGRALGLHNTAGNVGTLIAPLLAAVMLAVFDWRIVVIIIGIPSVFIGLSYFWLRDVVRPSDSHRARGRAGWGAYVACLKNRDLMLVSALMMVGAAGRGGGINQTYLVPHFIHDLGIESAIAASLLTIVNAGGLVGPLAWGWISDRIPRKLAMQASLILTAIATVWLGIEGSLGALLLLNLAIYGLVVQARGAITQAMVGDYAGEELEDAAYSIYFTIGFISAPFWTLLMGAIMQNAGFEVATRVISVSYLVGVLLLIPLRLKPRQTARVGAA; encoded by the coding sequence ATGGTTGCAGACGTTCAGGTTGCGAGCGCCGTTCTGAGCGAGCGGGCGGTCGAGCGTCAGAAGCGCTGGGTGCTCGGGATCGTGAATCTCTCGCACACGATCAACCACATGAACAGCTCGATGATGTCGATCCTGTTCGCCGTGATGATGGGGCCGCTGGGGTTTGGGTACGCGGAGCTGGGCGTGCTGCAGACGGTCAACACGCTCGTGTCAAACGGACTGCAGGCAACCTACGGCGTCATCGCGCAGTACGTGAAGCGGTCGATCATCCTGGGCGCGGGGAACACGCTACTCGGGCTCGCGAGCATCGCGACCTCGACGGTCACGGGCTTTCCGCAGCTCGTATTCTGGCGGGCCATGGCGGGCGCGGGCTCCAGCCCGCAGCATCCGGTCGGCTCGACGATCCTCTCGACCTATTTCGGCGCGTCGCGCGGGCGCGCGCTCGGGCTGCACAACACGGCAGGGAACGTTGGGACGCTCATCGCGCCGCTCTTGGCCGCGGTGATGCTGGCCGTGTTCGACTGGCGGATCGTGGTGATCATCATCGGGATCCCCAGTGTGTTCATTGGCCTCTCGTACTTCTGGCTCCGGGACGTCGTGCGCCCCTCGGACAGCCATCGGGCGCGCGGGCGCGCGGGCTGGGGCGCGTACGTGGCGTGCCTGAAGAACCGGGACCTGATGCTGGTGAGCGCGCTCATGATGGTGGGGGCCGCTGGCCGCGGGGGTGGAATCAACCAGACGTATCTGGTGCCGCACTTCATCCACGACCTGGGTATCGAGAGCGCCATCGCCGCATCGCTTCTCACGATCGTGAACGCCGGCGGGCTCGTCGGGCCGCTGGCGTGGGGATGGATCTCCGACCGGATCCCGCGGAAGCTGGCGATGCAGGCGTCATTGATCCTCACGGCCATCGCCACCGTGTGGCTGGGGATCGAGGGCTCTCTTGGCGCGCTGCTGCTCCTCAACCTCGCGATCTACGGTCTCGTGGTGCAGGCACGCGGGGCGATCACGCAGGCCATGGTGGGCGACTACGCCGGCGAGGAGCTGGAGGATGCCGCCTACAGCATCTACTTCACGATTGGGTTCATCAGCGCGCCCTTCTGGACGCTCCTCATGGGCGCCATCATGCAGAACGCCGGCTTTGAAGTGGCCACCCGGGTCATCTCGGTCTCGTACCTGGTTGGCGTGCTGCTGCTGATCCCACTGCGGCTCAAGCCGCGCCAGACGGCACGCGTCGGAGCGGCCTAA
- a CDS encoding thioesterase family protein: MSDVVDVAVRVRYGETDQMGIAYHPSYFVWFEIGRTELLRQRGLAYRAMEEEDGCFVVVTSASCDYRAPARYDDELTVRTRVSSANSRRIAFAYEILAQDGRVLATGATSHVITDRGGRPRRLPERYLRALAPSAR; encoded by the coding sequence GTGAGCGATGTCGTGGACGTGGCGGTGCGCGTCCGCTACGGCGAGACCGACCAGATGGGGATCGCCTACCACCCGAGCTACTTCGTCTGGTTCGAGATCGGGCGCACCGAGCTGCTCCGCCAGCGCGGTCTCGCCTATCGAGCGATGGAAGAGGAAGACGGCTGCTTCGTCGTGGTCACGAGCGCCTCGTGCGACTATCGCGCCCCCGCGCGCTACGACGACGAGCTGACCGTGCGAACTCGGGTCTCCTCGGCGAACAGCCGCCGGATCGCGTTCGCGTACGAGATCCTCGCCCAGGATGGGCGCGTCCTGGCCACCGGCGCGACGAGCCACGTCATCACGGATCGTGGGGGAAGGCCTCGGCGCCTTCCCGAGCGCTACCTTCGCGCCCTGGCGCCGTCGGCCCGGTAG